In a single window of the Raphanus sativus cultivar WK10039 chromosome 9, ASM80110v3, whole genome shotgun sequence genome:
- the LOC108823982 gene encoding dof zinc finger protein DOF5.6, with the protein MGLTSLQVCMDSDWLQEAESGGSMLDSTTTSPSAADILAACSTQPQVSAVAVAAAAMMDGGRRLRPPHDHPQKCPRCESTHTKFCYYNNYSLSQPRYFCKTCRRYWTKGGTLRNIPVGGGCRKNKKPSSSNTSSSKKPSSDLMALAHSHQNYQNASLGFSHFGGNGMMGSYTAPDHSNVGFLESKYGSLFSQSPRPIDFLDGKFDLMGVNNNLVMVDHGSNGDHQHNHHMGLSHGLGLNNNNNGGLMDISTCQRLILNNYDHHHYNHHEDNQRVTSVMDVKPSPKLLSLDWQQEQGYSEGSGNGGGGRSDGSGYGGGGGYINSLGSSWNSLMNG; encoded by the exons atgGGTCTCACTTCTCTTCAAGTTTGCATGGATTCTGACTGGCTCCAG GAAGCTGAGTCAGGGGGAAGCATGTTAGACTCGACAACGACTTCTCCATCAGCAGCCGACATACTAGCTGCTTGCAGCACTCAACCACAAGTCTCGGCCGTGGCTGTAGCCGCGGCGGCTATGATGGACGGTGGAAGGAGGCTGCGTCCACCTCACGACCATCCTCAAAAGTGTCCTCGTTGTGAGTCAACACATACTAAGTTCTGTTACTACAACAACTATAGCCTCTCTCAGCCTCGCTACTTCTGCAAAACTTGTCGCCGTTACTGGACCAAAGGCGGCACTCTAAGGAATATTCCGGTCGGTGGTGGCTGCCGGAAAAACAAGAAACCCTCTTCCTCTAATACTTCATCCTCCAAAAAGCCGTCCAGTGACCTTATGGCTTTAGCTCATTCTCATCAAAATTACCAAAATGCCTCTCTAGGGTTTTCACATTTTGGTGGGAATGGGATGATGGGGTCTTACACAGCTCCTGACCATAGTAACGTTGGTTTCTTGGAGAGCAAGTATGGAAGTTTGTTTTCACAGAGCCCTAGACCTATTGATTTCTTGGACGGTAAGTTTGATCTCATGGGAGTGAACAATAATCTGGTCATGGTTGATCATGGAAGTAACGGAGATCATCAACACAATCATCACATGGGTCTAAGTCACGGACTAGGTcttaacaacaacaacaatggtgGTCTCATGGATATCTCTACATGCCAGAGACTTATTCTAAATAATTATGACCATCATCATTACAATCATCATGAAGATAATCAAAGGGTAACATCAGTAATGGATGTGAAGCCAAGTCCAAAGCTGTTATCGCTTGATTGGCAACAAGAGCAAGGCTACTCGGAAGGTAGCGGCAACGGAGGCGGAGGGAGATCTGACGGTAGTGGgtacggtggtggtggtggttatATCAACAGCTTAGGTTCGTCTTGGAATAGTTTGATGAATGGCTAA
- the LOC108828302 gene encoding nucleobase-ascorbate transporter 6, with the protein MAGGGAPAPKADEPQPHPPKDQLPNISYCITSPPPWPEAILLGFQHYLVMLGTTVLIPTALVPQMGGGYEEKAKVVQTILFVAGINTLLQTTFGTRLPAVIGASYTFVPTTISIILSGRFSDTSNPIDRFERIMRATQGALIVASTLQMILGFSGLWRNVVRFLSPISAVPLVGLVGFGLYEFGFPGVAKCIEIGLPELLILVFVSQYLPHVLKSGKNVFDRFAVIFAVVIVWIYAHLLTVGGAYNGAAPTTQTSCRTDRAGIIGAAPWIRVPWPFQWGAPSFDAGEAFAMMMASFVALVESTGGFIAVSRYASATMMPPSILSRGIGWQGVAILISGLFGTGAGSSVSIENAGLLALTRVGSRRVVQIAAGFMIFFSILGKFGAVFASIPAPIIAALYCLFFAYVGAGGLSFLQFCNLNSFRTKFILGFSVFLGLSIPQYFNEYTAIKGYGPVHTGARWFNDMVNVPFSSEPFVAGVVAFFLDNTLHKKDSSIRKDRGKHWWDKFRSFKGDTRSEEFYSLPFNLNKYFPSV; encoded by the exons ATGGCGGGAGGTGGAGCTCCAGCACCGAAAGCAGACGAACCTCAACCACATCCTCCTAAAGATCAGCTTCCAAACATCTCCTACTGCATCACAAGCCCTCCTCCTTGGC CTGAAGCTATTCTTCTTGGGTTTCAACATTACCTTGTCATGCTCGGTACAACAGTCCTCATTCCTACTGCTCTTGTTCCCCAGATGGGTGGTGGATAT GAAGAGAAGGCAAAGGTGGTCCAGACCATTCTCTTTGTTGCCGGCATCAACACCTTGCTCCAAACAACTTTTGGGACTAGATTGCCTGCTGTAATCGGAGCGTCTTACACGTTTGTGCCAACCACAATATCCATCATCCTCTCGGGAAGATTCAGTGATACCTCCAACCCTATAGAT CGCTTTGAGAGGATTATGAGAGCAACTCAAGGCGCCTTGATCGTTGCTTCAACTCTACAGATGATTCTTGGTTTCAGTGGTCTCTGGCGTAATGTTGTTAGGTTCTTAAGTCCTATCTCAGCTGTTCCACTGGTGGGTCTAGTTGGGTTTGGTCTATACGAGTTTGGCTTCCCAGGG gttgcaaagtgCATAGAGATTGGACTGCCTGAGCTTCTTATTCTAGTATTTGTTTCGCAG TACTTGCCTCATGTGCTAAAATCAGGGAAAAATGTGTTTGACCGGTTTGCTGTAATATTCGCTGTGGTGATTGTGTGGATCTATGCTCACCTTCTTACAGTTGGTGGGGCTTACAACGGTGCTGCACCAACTACACAGACAAGTTGCAGAACTGATCGTGCTGGCATCATAGGTGCTGCTCCATG GATAAGAGTTCCATGGCCATTCCAGTGGGGTGCACCTTCATTTGATGCTGGAGAAGCTTTTGCAATGATGATGGCTTCTTTTGTTGCTCTAGTTGAG TCAACTGGTGGGTTCATAGCTGTCTCAAGATATGCAAGTGCAACAATGATGCCACCTTCTATTCTCAGCCGTGGTATTGGCTGGCAG GGAGTGGCTATTCTGATATCAGGGCTGTTCGGTACTGGTGCTGGTTCTTCTGTCTCTAT AGAAAATGCTGGACTGTTAGCGTTGACTAGAGTTGGTAGTAGAAGGGTTGTTCAGATAGCTGCAGGCTTCATGATCTTCTTCTCTATTCTCG GAAAATTTGGAGCTGTGTTTGCGTCAATCCCTGCACCTATAATCGCTGCTTTGTACTGTCTCTTCTTTGCATACGTAGGAGCTGGAGGTCTGAGTTTTCTTCAGTTCTGCAACTTAAACAGCTTCAGGACCAAGTTCATCTTAGGCTTCTCTGTCTTCCTCGGCTTGTCTATCCCTCAGTACTTCAACGAGTACACTGCAATCAAAGGCTATGGTCCTGTCCACACAGGCGCTCGTTGG TTCAATGATATGGTGAATGTCCCGTTCTCCTCGGAACCTTTTGTTGCTGGTGTGGTGGCTTTCTTCTTGGACAACACATTGCACAAGAAAGATTCGTCGATAAGGAAAGACAGAGGGAAGCATTGGTGGGATAAGTTTAGATCTTTCAAAGGTGACACAAGAAGCGAAGAGTTCTACTCTCTTCCTTTCAATCTCAACAAGTACTTCCCTTCTGTCTAG
- the LOC108823737 gene encoding uncharacterized protein LOC108823737: MKDIIVKANAGTLTNFEVLDLLNSRGASITTSEYKVYDYLMETPACVQTLEIITNFSDQCQGFKLAKAEILNIINIRPSFTFVPSTEPPSTVELTPILEEHPERGKIDERCILALVEALLPLPPRPIVEAGGENEEEGTEEGEQS; the protein is encoded by the exons ATGAAGGACATAAT AGTGAAGGCAAACGCAGGTACGCTTACAAACTTCGAAGTACTCGACTTGCTTAACTCAAGAGGTGCATCAATCACTACATCAGAGTATAAG GTGTATGATTACTTGATGGAGACTCCTGCTTGCGTACAAACACTAGAGATCATCACAAACTTCTCTGATCAGTGCCAAGGTTTCAAACTCGCTAAAGCCGAGATTCTCAATATCATCAATATCAGGCCATCTTTTACTTTTGTACCCTCCACCGAACCACCTTCTACTGTCGAACTGACTCCG ATCTTAGAGGAGCACCCTGAACGGGGAAAGATCGACGAACGTTGTATACTAGCGCTTGTGGAGGCTTTGCTACCGCTACCGCCTCGTCCTATTGTGGAAGCTGGTGGAGAAAACGAGGAAGAGGGAACAGAGGAGGGTGAACAATCATAA